The following proteins are encoded in a genomic region of Oncorhynchus kisutch isolate 150728-3 linkage group LG4, Okis_V2, whole genome shotgun sequence:
- the LOC109889536 gene encoding teashirt homolog 3-like: MPRRKQEAPKRAAAYSPEELEEMKEEMKEHAMEEVEEEGVDFQEDGEGSEKDLTKEALGDRDSIVGAELSAQEMDIESHVSDASDPLSDFETTSVDAEERLVKEPLNGAGVRLDTPLALDTPLALDTPLALDTPLALDTPLALDTPLALDTPLALDTPLALDTPLALDTPLALDTLEQMKTIYSSFLTNTYWSPLNFNPTPTPTQTLTHVEKPPRTSSSSSSSSSSSSYDWHQSAVAKSLQQQASQSRHHPHPSEPSLFSTVQLHRQNPRLYGNIFTGASKFRCKGCSAAYDTLVELTVHMNDTGHYRDDNHERGANGAKGHWSKPRKRSLLEMEGKEDAAKVLKCMYCGHSFESLQDLSVHMIKTKHYQKVPLKEPLAPVAAKMISRKRGPLSGSLDLPGSPSSREVTPKPKASLSGDPNDPSHKVSNPYITPSNRFGHQNGASYAWQFESRKSQILKCMECGSSHNTLQELTAHMMVTGHFLRVTNGNPPSKRGGRSVPEAASPSTVQATPPTQEGVQSIPLAPTFSPPPPSAVSALAISPPLKDIKKEEMEDECTKDMVSHDKVSDEEVEEKFHNSTKYNYLTEEDLKESPKGGFDILKSLENTVTSAINKAQSGNPSCGGYPSIHAAYQFPNSLKLPQGSAEKSSPLKYLFTGGEGVLSSLSKSQPLISPPTSQSYPLPHLNNFQAMEELVKKVTEKVAKVERRVKREVSPKREVSPKREVSPKREVSPKREVSPKREVSPKREVHRPPCGSDAAESTGAESLLREWRAVTPANSDSSHSDRASPSARASRRKTVPLPATALSCSTAFITGHAPLEQPFVNPLSALQSVMNVHLGKAAKPTLPSQDPLSLLSRLSQSMAERAAVASSPTHTKRHPEPVACRGISQSIDDQPMDLTKGKRDRGGSMGSDPLTPSSTASSVSPSSMVTPAKMTVVSPFTSSSPLHENALSDISDMLRNLTQSAHHVSKPPSRTRITERVTDVVGSTTQEEAEGSMANKRKGRQSNWNPQHLLLLQAQFSSSLRPTSEGKYIMSDLSPQERMHVSRFTGLSMTTISHWLANVKYQLRRTGRTKFLKNLDSGQPVFFCSECASQIRTPAAYICHLEAHLGFRLKDLAKLSPKQTLRDSSKGGSDELPLLDPFLFSSAPSSQSQEEGSGTVYRCQLCIRKFASKHAIKLHLSKSHGKSPEDHLLYVSGMGKH; this comes from the coding sequence CCTACTCTCCAGAGGAGTTggaggagatgaaggaggagaTGAAGGAGCATGcgatggaggaggtggaagaaGAGGGCGTGGACTTTCAAGAGGACGGAGAGGGCTCAGAAAAGGACCTCACCAAAGAGGCACTGGGTGACCGGGACTCCATTGTTGGGGCCGAGCTCTCTGCTCAGGAGATGGACATTGAATCACACGTGAGCGATGCCAGCGACCCCTTGTCAGACTTTGAGACCACCTCTGTCGACGCCGAGGAGAGGCTTGTCAAAGAGCCTCTGAACGGAGCAGGGGTGAGGCTGGACACTCCCTTGGCGCTGGACACTCCCTTGGCGCTGGACACTCCCTTGGCGCTGGACACTCCCTTGGCGCTGGACACTCCCTTGGCGCTGGACACTCCCTTGGCGCTGGACACTCCCTTGGCGCTGGACACTCCCTTGGCGCTGGACACTCCCTTGGCGCTGGACACTCCCTTGGCGCTGGACACCCTGGAACAGATGAAGACCATCTACTCCAGCTTCCTGACCAACACTTATTGGTCGCCCCTGAACTTTAACCCCACCCCAACGCCAACTCAGACACTGACACATGTGGAGAAGCCACCGCGGACTAGCAGCtctagcagcagcagtagcagcagcagtagttatgACTGGCACCAGTCCGCAGTGGCTAAGTCCCTGCAGCAGCAGGCCTCTCAGAGCCGCCACCACCCTCATCCCTCAGAGCCCAGTCTCTTCAGCACAGTGCAGCTCCATAGACAGAACCCCAGACTGTACGGCAACATCTTCACCGGGGCCAGCAAGTTCCGCTGCAAGGGCTGCAGTGCCGCCTACGACACCCTGGTGGAGCTCACCGTGCACATGAACGACACGGGCCATTACCGCGATGACAACCATGAGAGGGGAGCCAACGGGGCCAAGGGGCACTGGTCCAAGCCTCGCAAGCGCTCCCTGCTGGAGATGGAAGGCAAGGAGGATGCTGCGAAGGTGCTGAAGTGCATGTACTGTGGCCACTCCTTCGAGTCCCTGCAGGACCTGAGCGTCCACATGATCAAGACCAAACACTACCAGAAAGTGCCTCTGAAGGAGCCACTGGCCCCTGTGGCAGCCAAAATGATCTCAAGGAAGAGAGGCCCACTCTCTGGGAGCCTGGACCTCCCTGGCTCCCCAAGTTCAAGAGAGGTGACCCCCAAACCCAAAGCCTCCCTGAGTGGTGACCCCAATGACCCCTCCCACAAGGTCTCCAACCCCTATATCACCCCCAGCAACCGCTTCGGCCACCAGAACGGCGCCAGCTATGCGTGGCAGTTCGAATCGCGCAAGTCCCAGATCCTGAAGTGCATGGAGTGCGGAAGTTCCCACAATACCCTGCAGGAGCTGACCGCCCACATGATGGTGACGGGTCACTTCCTCCGGGTCACCAATGGCAACCCCCCCAGCAAGAGAGGAGGCAGGTCTGTTCCAGAGGCTGCCTCCCCCAGCACTGTACAGGCCACACCCCCCACACAGGAGGGGGTTCAGTCAATCCCATTGGCTCCTACATTctccccccctccaccctctgccGTTTCAGCCCTggccatctcccctcctctcaaagacattaagaaagaggagatggaggacgAGTGTACCAAGGACATGGTCAGCCATGACAAGGTTTCGgacgaggaggtggaggagaagttTCACAACTCCACCAAGTATAACTATCTGACCGAGGAGGACCTGAAGGAGAGCCCCAAGGGCGGCTTCGACATTCTCAAGTCCCTGGAGAACACGGTGACTTCGGCCATCAACAAAGCCCAGAGTGGCAACCCCAGCTGCGGGGGATACCCCAGTATCCACGCTGCATATCAGTTCCCCAACTCCCTGAAGCTGCCCCAGGGTAGTGCTGAGAAGAGCTCCCCTCTCAAGTACCTAttcactggaggagagggggtGCTCTCTTCCCTCAGCAAGAGCCAGCCCCTGATCTCCCCACCGACTAGTCAGAGCTACCCCCTCCCCCACCTCAACAACTTCCAGGCCATGGAGGAGCTGGTTAAGAAGGTGACTGAGAAAGTGGCCAAAGTGGAgcggagggtaaagagagaggtgTCCCCCAAGAGAGAGGTGTCCCCCAAGAGAGAGGTGTCCCCCAAGAGAGAGGTGTCCCCCAAGAGAGAGGTGTCCCCCAAGAGAGAGGTGTCCCCCAAGAGAGAGGTGCACCGGCCCCCCTGTGGAAGTGACGCCGCAGAGTCCACTGGAGCAGAGTCCCTGCTTCGAGAGTGGAGGGCGGTGACTCCGGCTAACAGTGACAGTAGCCATAGCGACAGAGCCTCGCCGTCTGCGAGAGCGAGCAGGAGAAAAACGGTTCCGTTGCCTGCCACTGCTCTGAGCTGCAGCACAGCCTTCATAACAGGCCACGCCCCTCTGGAGCAGCCCTTCGTTAACCCTTTAAGTGCTCTTCAATCTGTGATGAATGTCCACCTGGGGAAGGCAGCCAAGCCCACCCTGCCCAGCCAGGACCCTCTCAGTTTGCTGTCCAGGCTGAGCCAGAGTATGGCCGAGAGGGCTGCCGTGGCCTCCTCCCCCACGCACACCAAGAGACACCCAGAGCCTGTGGCTTGTCGGGGCATAAGTCAGTCCATTGATGACCAGCCCATGGACCTGACAAAAGGGAAGCGTGATCGAGGGGGCTCTATGGGCTCTGACCCTCTGACTCCCTCATCCACAGCCTCCTCCGTTTCCCCTTCCTCAATGGTGACCCCTGCTAAGATGACAGTGGTCTCTCCCTTCACATCCAGCAGCCCGTTACATGAAAACGCTCTGTCGGACATCTCCGACATGCTGAGGAACCTGACGCAATCAGCACACCACGTCTCCAAGCCCCCCTCCAGGACGCGGATCACAGAGCGGGTCACAGATGTAGTGGGCTCCACCACCCAAGAGGAGGCTGAGGGGTCCATGGCCAATAAGAGGAAGGGCCGTCAGTCCAACTGGAACCCCCAGCACCTGCTTCTCCTACAGGCCCAGTTCTCTTCCAGCCTCAGGCCGACATCCGAGGGCAAGTACATCATGTCCGACCTGAGCCCCCAGGAGAGGATGCACGTGTCCCGCTTCACGGGCCTCTCCATGACCACCATCAGTCACTGGCTGGCCAACGTCAAGTACCAGCTGAGGAGAACCGGCAGGACCAAGTTCCTCAAGAACCTGGACTCAGGCCAACCGGTGTTCTTCTGCAGCGAGTGCGCTTCACAGATCCGGACCCCCGCTGCCTACATTTGCCACCTGGAGGCCCACCTGGGCTTCCGACTGAAGGACCTGGCCAAGCTCTCCCCCAAACAGACCCTGAGGGACTCCTCGAAAGGTGGGTCTGATGAACTGCCCCTCCTGgaccctttcctcttctcttctgcACCCTCTTCTCAGTCACAAGAGGAGGGCAGTGGGACTGTGTACCGGTGCCAGCTGTGTATCCGTAAGTTTGCCAGTAAGCATGCCATCAAGCTCCACCTCAGCAAGAGCCATGGGAAGTCCCCAGAGGACCATCTCCTGTATGTCTCTGGGATGGGGAAACACTAG